Proteins encoded by one window of Sediminicoccus rosea:
- a CDS encoding class II fumarate hydratase: MRTETDSLGSIEIPADRLWGPQTERARALFAIGSERFPPLLIRAMGQQKWAAAEANARLGELPLHLADPIRQAANEIIQGARDEEFPLTIWQTGSGTQTNMNANEVIANRANQLLGQPLGAREPVHPNDHVNLGQSSNDSFPTVMHLAAAQAVQFRLRPALETLATALNDRAEEWEGIIKIGRTHLMDAVPVTLGGEFITYARQVMHGVARLEACMPRLLQLPQGGTAAGTGLNRHPEFDTVFCEVVGTRIGLPFTPNPDKSEGMAAHDALLELHGAMNTVAASLMKIANDVRLLGSGPRAGLAELILPEEGLSSSIMPGKTNPTQCEALAMVCAQVMGNQVTVTIGASQGHLELNTYKPVIIQAVLQSALLLADAAESFARNMVAKLAPNLPRLAENLAKSLMLATALNPHLGYDKAVAIAKLALHEDLTLREAALRQGVAAEEFDAWVRPEAMLKPA; the protein is encoded by the coding sequence ATGCGCACCGAAACCGACAGCCTCGGCAGCATCGAAATCCCGGCCGACCGCCTCTGGGGCCCGCAGACCGAGCGCGCGCGCGCGCTCTTCGCCATCGGCAGCGAGCGTTTCCCGCCGCTGCTCATCCGCGCCATGGGCCAGCAGAAATGGGCGGCGGCCGAGGCCAATGCGCGGCTTGGCGAATTGCCGCTGCACCTGGCCGACCCGATCCGCCAGGCGGCGAACGAGATCATCCAGGGCGCGCGGGACGAGGAGTTTCCGCTCACCATCTGGCAGACGGGCTCCGGCACGCAGACCAACATGAACGCGAACGAGGTGATCGCGAACCGCGCGAACCAGCTGCTCGGCCAGCCGCTCGGCGCGCGCGAGCCGGTGCATCCGAATGACCATGTGAACCTCGGCCAGTCCTCCAATGACAGCTTCCCGACGGTGATGCACCTCGCCGCCGCGCAGGCGGTGCAGTTCCGCCTCAGGCCCGCGCTGGAGACGCTGGCGACCGCGCTGAACGACCGCGCGGAGGAATGGGAGGGCATCATCAAGATCGGCCGCACCCACCTGATGGATGCGGTGCCGGTGACGCTCGGCGGCGAATTCATCACCTACGCGCGCCAGGTGATGCATGGCGTGGCGCGGCTGGAAGCCTGCATGCCGCGCCTGCTGCAACTGCCCCAGGGCGGCACGGCGGCCGGCACCGGCCTCAACCGCCACCCGGAGTTCGACACGGTGTTCTGCGAGGTGGTCGGCACGCGCATCGGCCTGCCCTTCACCCCGAACCCCGACAAGTCGGAGGGCATGGCGGCACATGACGCGCTGCTGGAGCTGCATGGTGCCATGAACACCGTCGCCGCCTCGCTCATGAAGATCGCGAACGACGTGCGGCTGCTGGGCAGCGGCCCGCGCGCGGGCCTCGCCGAACTGATCCTGCCGGAGGAGGGGCTCTCCAGCAGCATCATGCCGGGCAAGACCAACCCGACCCAATGCGAGGCGCTGGCCATGGTCTGCGCGCAGGTGATGGGCAACCAGGTGACGGTCACCATCGGCGCGAGCCAGGGCCATCTGGAGCTGAACACCTACAAGCCCGTCATCATCCAGGCCGTGCTGCAATCGGCCCTGCTGCTCGCCGATGCGGCTGAGAGCTTCGCCCGGAACATGGTGGCGAAGCTGGCACCCAACCTGCCGCGCCTCGCCGAGAACCTCGCCAAGTCGCTGATGCTGGCGACCGCGCTGAACCCGCATCTTGGCTATGACAAGGCCGTCGCCATCGCCAAGCTCGCCTTGCATGAGGACCTGACGCTGCGCGAGGCGGCGCTGCGCCAGGGCGTGGCGGCGGAGGAGTTCGACGCCTGGGTGCGGCCTGAGGCGATGCTGAAGCCCGCCTGA
- a CDS encoding DUF1272 domain-containing protein, with protein sequence MMLALRPNCECCDRDLPPESPLALICTYECTWCRDCAETKLGMTCPNCQGNLVPRPIRPPAMLAKHPASTERKHRPERCA encoded by the coding sequence ATGATGCTCGCCCTCCGGCCCAATTGCGAATGCTGCGATCGCGACCTGCCACCGGAGAGCCCGCTCGCCCTCATCTGCACCTATGAGTGCACCTGGTGCCGCGACTGCGCCGAGACCAAGCTCGGCATGACGTGCCCGAATTGCCAGGGCAACCTCGTGCCGCGGCCCATCCGCCCGCCCGCCATGCTGGCGAAGCACCCGGCCAGCACCGAGCGGAAGCACCGCCCCGAGCGCTGCGCGTGA
- a CDS encoding fumarate hydratase — MPLDADHATPARPPGFAFSTMFPLAEDTTPYRKLDIPGVSTIEVEGKKVLKVKPEALVELARVACHDVSHLLRPAHLQQLANILKDPEASANDRFVALDLLKNANIAAGGVLPMCQDTGTAIVFGKKGQRVWVEGDEEEALSYGVARTYTETNLRYSMMAPISMYEEVNSGNNMPVEFSIMAAPGEHHADEFHLMFILKGGGSANKTFLYQQTRAVLNRQKLLAFIEEKVKTLGTSACPPYHLSVVIGGTSAELNLKAVKLGSTKWLDGLPGRGDKSGHAIRDHELEAEIHKLTQNLGIGAQFGGKYFCHDVRVIRMARHGASLPIGIGVSCSADRQIKAKITPEGIFLEQLETDPAHYLPEHTDDILGGEVVKIDLNQPMDQIRATLTKYPVKTRVSLTGTIVVGRDIAHAKLQERLDAGQGLPQYIKDHPIYYAGPAKTPDGMATGSFGPTTAGRMDSYVEAFQKAGGSLVMLAKGNRSKAVLNACKTYGGFYLGSVGGPAARLAQDCIKKVEVLEYPELGMEAIWKIEVEDFPAFIVVDDKGNDFYEGLE; from the coding sequence ATGCCGCTTGATGCTGATCACGCCACCCCCGCCCGCCCGCCGGGCTTCGCCTTCAGCACCATGTTCCCGCTGGCCGAGGACACGACGCCCTACCGCAAGCTGGATATCCCGGGCGTCTCCACCATCGAGGTTGAGGGCAAGAAAGTCCTCAAGGTGAAGCCTGAGGCGCTGGTGGAACTGGCGCGCGTGGCCTGCCATGACGTGTCGCACCTGCTGCGCCCCGCGCATCTCCAGCAGCTCGCCAATATCCTGAAGGACCCCGAGGCGAGCGCGAATGACCGCTTCGTCGCGCTCGACCTGCTGAAGAACGCGAACATCGCGGCGGGCGGCGTGCTGCCCATGTGCCAGGATACCGGCACCGCCATCGTCTTCGGCAAGAAGGGCCAGCGCGTCTGGGTCGAGGGCGATGAGGAGGAGGCGCTGAGCTACGGCGTGGCGCGCACCTACACCGAGACCAACCTGCGCTATTCGATGATGGCGCCGATCTCGATGTATGAGGAGGTGAACAGCGGCAACAACATGCCGGTGGAATTCTCCATCATGGCCGCCCCGGGTGAGCACCATGCCGACGAGTTCCACCTGATGTTCATCCTCAAGGGCGGCGGCTCGGCCAACAAGACCTTCCTCTATCAGCAGACGCGCGCGGTGCTGAACAGGCAGAAGCTGCTCGCCTTCATCGAGGAGAAGGTGAAGACGCTCGGCACCTCCGCCTGCCCGCCCTATCACCTCTCGGTCGTCATCGGCGGCACGAGTGCGGAGCTGAACCTGAAGGCGGTGAAGCTCGGCAGCACCAAGTGGCTGGATGGGCTGCCTGGCCGCGGCGACAAGTCCGGCCACGCCATCCGCGACCATGAGCTGGAAGCCGAGATCCACAAGCTCACGCAGAATCTCGGCATCGGCGCGCAGTTCGGCGGCAAGTATTTCTGCCACGATGTGCGCGTGATCCGCATGGCGCGGCACGGCGCCTCGCTGCCCATCGGCATCGGCGTCTCCTGCTCGGCGGACCGCCAGATCAAGGCGAAGATCACGCCGGAGGGCATCTTCCTCGAGCAGCTCGAGACCGACCCCGCGCATTACCTGCCCGAACACACGGATGACATCCTGGGCGGCGAGGTCGTGAAGATCGACCTCAACCAGCCCATGGACCAGATCCGCGCGACGCTGACGAAGTACCCCGTGAAGACCCGCGTCTCGCTCACTGGCACCATCGTGGTGGGCCGCGACATCGCGCATGCGAAGCTGCAGGAGCGGCTGGATGCGGGGCAGGGGCTGCCGCAATACATCAAGGACCACCCGATCTACTACGCCGGCCCCGCCAAGACGCCGGACGGCATGGCGACCGGCAGCTTCGGCCCCACCACGGCCGGCCGCATGGACAGCTATGTGGAGGCCTTCCAGAAGGCGGGCGGCAGCCTCGTGATGCTCGCCAAGGGCAACCGCTCCAAGGCCGTCCTGAACGCCTGCAAGACCTATGGTGGCTTCTACCTGGGCTCCGTCGGCGGCCCGGCCGCGCGGCTCGCGCAGGATTGCATCAAGAAGGTCGAGGTCCTGGAGTATCCGGAGCTGGGCATGGAGGCGATCTGGAAGATCGAGGTCGAAGACTTCCCCGCCTTCATCGTGGTGGATGACAAGGGCAACGACTTCTACGAAGGGCTTGAATGA
- a CDS encoding ribbon-helix-helix domain-containing protein: protein MRHLLKRSLRLAGHATSIALEREFWAVLEGEAARRGVTLAALVAEQDAARTEADQPLASRLRVFALGLSQARPGAAPDPHPP, encoded by the coding sequence ATGCGCCACCTGCTCAAGCGCAGCCTGCGCCTCGCCGGCCACGCCACCTCCATCGCGCTGGAGCGGGAATTCTGGGCGGTGCTGGAGGGCGAGGCCGCGCGGCGCGGCGTCACGCTCGCCGCGCTGGTGGCCGAGCAGGACGCGGCCCGCACCGAGGCGGATCAGCCGTTGGCGAGCCGTTTGCGCGTCTTCGCGCTCGGCCTCAGCCAAGCCCGACCAGGCGCAGCACCAGACCCGCACCCGCCGTGA
- a CDS encoding RidA family protein: MTRIRLSSGSRFEEEIGYSRAVVDGDDIWVSGTTGYDYKTMTIVDDVAAQCDQTFRNIAEALAKADATLDDVVRVMFIVPRREDWEPCWPVIKKHLGKARPTSTLIHAGLQTDAMRIEIEVTARRQKKA; the protein is encoded by the coding sequence ATGACCCGCATCCGTCTCTCCTCCGGTTCCCGCTTCGAAGAGGAAATCGGCTATTCCCGCGCCGTCGTGGATGGCGACGACATCTGGGTCTCCGGCACGACCGGCTACGACTACAAGACCATGACCATCGTGGATGACGTGGCCGCCCAATGCGACCAGACCTTCCGCAACATCGCGGAAGCCCTGGCCAAAGCCGATGCCACGCTGGACGATGTGGTGCGCGTCATGTTCATCGTGCCCCGCCGCGAGGATTGGGAGCCCTGCTGGCCCGTCATCAAGAAGCACCTCGGCAAGGCCCGCCCCACCTCCACGCTCATCCATGCCGGCCTGCAGACGGATGCGATGCGCATCGAGATCGAAGTCACCGCCCGCCGCCAGAAGAAGGCCTGA
- a CDS encoding VOC family protein, which yields MRFSVDRLDHLVITVKDVEISAAWYQRVLGMERAEFGPHRRTSLRFGGQKINLRPVEATQAEWWSGPATAPGGQDLCFIVTVSAPQVVEHLHRCGVAVEQGPVPKDGALGPITSVYCRDPDQNLIEISTYSD from the coding sequence ATGCGCTTTTCCGTGGACCGCCTGGATCACCTCGTCATCACCGTGAAGGATGTGGAGATCAGCGCCGCCTGGTACCAGCGCGTGCTGGGGATGGAGCGGGCGGAGTTCGGGCCGCATCGCCGCACCTCGCTGCGCTTCGGCGGCCAGAAGATCAATCTGCGCCCGGTGGAGGCCACGCAGGCCGAATGGTGGTCCGGCCCCGCGACGGCGCCGGGCGGGCAGGATCTCTGCTTCATCGTCACTGTCAGCGCGCCGCAGGTGGTGGAGCATCTGCACCGTTGCGGCGTCGCGGTCGAGCAGGGGCCCGTGCCGAAGGACGGCGCGCTCGGCCCCATCACCTCCGTCTATTGCCGCGACCCCGACCAGAACCTCATCGAGATTTCGACCTACAGCGATTGA
- a CDS encoding SspB family protein, with product MSTPESQIPYESWAARALRGVAVDALEFAAREGLPGEHHFYISFRTDHPGTQIPAHLKSRYPHEMTIVLQHRFWDLMVDRVAERFSVGLSFSGVPSVLSVPFGALTAFQDPHANFGLRFEPDEAEPVPEAAPEPEPPPAAPAETPQVVSLDAFRRKRD from the coding sequence ATGAGCACCCCCGAGAGCCAAATCCCCTATGAGAGCTGGGCCGCCCGCGCATTGCGCGGCGTGGCGGTGGACGCGCTGGAATTCGCGGCCCGCGAGGGCCTGCCCGGCGAACATCACTTCTACATCTCCTTCCGCACCGACCATCCGGGTACGCAGATCCCGGCGCATCTCAAGTCGCGCTACCCGCATGAGATGACGATCGTGCTGCAGCACCGCTTCTGGGATCTGATGGTGGACCGCGTGGCCGAGCGCTTCTCGGTCGGCCTCTCCTTCTCGGGTGTGCCCTCGGTGCTCTCCGTGCCCTTCGGCGCGCTGACCGCCTTCCAGGACCCGCACGCCAATTTCGGCCTGCGCTTCGAGCCGGACGAGGCGGAGCCCGTTCCCGAGGCCGCGCCCGAGCCAGAGCCGCCGCCCGCCGCGCCGGCCGAGACGCCGCAGGTCGTCAGCCTGGACGCCTTCCGCCGCAAGCGGGATTAG